In Rickettsiella endosymbiont of Aleochara curtula, one genomic interval encodes:
- a CDS encoding Rieske 2Fe-2S domain-containing protein encodes MANWVDVIDAASFPVGSYQVFDWNGLSLLVFNLNGEFYAIKNLCTHEDQSLEGGEIEGEEIICPWHGAGFCIKTGAATRAPAFTGIKTFPARLIDGKVQVAIDA; translated from the coding sequence GTGGCAAATTGGGTTGATGTCATCGATGCAGCAAGTTTTCCGGTGGGTAGCTATCAAGTATTTGATTGGAATGGACTATCTTTATTAGTTTTCAATCTTAATGGCGAATTTTATGCCATTAAGAATTTGTGCACGCACGAAGATCAATCCCTGGAAGGCGGCGAGATAGAAGGAGAAGAAATTATTTGTCCTTGGCATGGCGCTGGTTTTTGCATTAAAACCGGTGCTGCAACCCGTGCACCCGCTTTCACAGGCATTAAAACCTTTCCTGCGCGATTAATCGATGGCAAAGTCCAAGTTGCCATTGATGCATAA
- a CDS encoding DoxX family protein → MYKQAYSSLVSLALLGMFLSLIILAFSYHSIPANPTFFIVLLSLLGIIALCLMYRYICIPFLLATFSVLSVLRILGLHKCFVPMIPIIISLLCLAILFLYIAYHDVKKRPIILRGTPQEMFEMSAYEWHLSFIRLYVGFDLIAHCTEKLFAGRVPFQTDVTAFMHLNVMDPTLFVRFSGLCELAGVISLGLGLLTRVGAIGTSLYLIVATIIGHHFLKGFIWALPGGGWEYPVMWSVFILSYVVLGADEFSIDGVLDKNFNLPIWLKRLMGVMESDGKI, encoded by the coding sequence ATGTACAAACAAGCCTATTCGTCGTTGGTATCCCTCGCACTTCTAGGAATGTTTCTAAGCTTAATTATTCTAGCTTTCTCGTATCATAGTATTCCTGCCAATCCTACTTTTTTTATTGTCCTATTAAGTTTATTAGGCATTATCGCGCTGTGTCTGATGTATCGTTATATTTGCATCCCCTTTTTGCTTGCAACATTTAGTGTGTTATCGGTATTACGGATTTTAGGTTTACATAAATGTTTTGTGCCGATGATACCGATAATTATTAGTTTATTGTGTTTGGCGATTTTATTTCTTTATATTGCTTATCATGATGTTAAAAAAAGACCGATTATTTTACGGGGTACGCCCCAAGAGATGTTTGAAATGTCTGCTTATGAATGGCATCTGAGTTTTATCCGGCTTTATGTGGGCTTTGATCTGATTGCCCATTGCACCGAAAAACTATTTGCCGGACGTGTTCCCTTTCAAACGGATGTCACCGCTTTCATGCATCTGAATGTGATGGATCCAACGCTTTTTGTGCGATTTTCAGGTTTATGCGAATTAGCGGGTGTCATTTCTTTAGGCTTAGGGTTGTTGACGCGCGTGGGTGCGATAGGTACTTCGTTATATTTAATTGTTGCCACCATAATCGGCCATCACTTTTTAAAGGGTTTTATTTGGGCATTACCTGGCGGTGGTTGGGAATATCCGGTGATGTGGAGCGTATTTATTTTGAGTTATGTCGTATTAGGAGCGGATGAATTTTCTATCGATGGTGTGTTAGATAAAAATTTTAATTTACCTATTTGGTTGAAGCGATTAATGGGTGTCATGGAATCGGATGGAAAGATATGA
- a CDS encoding SUF system Fe-S cluster assembly protein: MIMLTYPLSEESIKQLTQHIIEALKGIYDPEIPVNIYDLGLIYQIFIDPQGMVKIEMTLTSPGCPVAQTFPGTVENVINNVAGVCETQVELVWDPPWTSENMSEAAKLQLGML; the protein is encoded by the coding sequence ATGATCATGCTCACCTATCCACTCTCAGAAGAATCGATTAAACAACTTACCCAGCATATTATTGAAGCACTCAAAGGCATTTATGATCCAGAAATTCCGGTTAATATTTATGATTTAGGCCTCATTTATCAAATTTTTATCGATCCACAAGGTATGGTAAAGATTGAAATGACCTTAACGTCACCGGGTTGTCCGGTAGCACAAACCTTTCCCGGCACGGTGGAAAATGTGATCAATAATGTAGCCGGTGTTTGCGAGACGCAAGTAGAATTAGTCTGGGATCCACCTTGGACCAGCGAAAATATGTCCGAAGCGGCCAAATTGCAATTAGGCATGTTGTAA